The region CGACGCTGACCGCGTCCCTGTCGCGCGCGCTCGACCAGGCGGGCCTGACCCCCGACGACATCGGGTACGTGGAGTGCGCGGCGTCCGGCGCGGCGCTGTCCGACGCCGCCGAGGTCGAAGCCGTCGGCCGGCTGTTCGGCGACCGCGCCCCGGTGCCGGCGGGCACCCTCAAGCCCAACCTCGGGCACGCCGAGGCCGCGTCGGGCCTGGCGCAGCTCACGAAGGTCCTGCTGCAACTGCGGCACGGCGCGCTCGCACCGACGTTGCTGTCCGACCGCCCCACGGCGCTGGTGGACCTCGACGGCCTGCCGATCACGTTCGTCACCGAGCCGGCGCCGTGGACCGGGACGCCGCTGCGCGCCCTGGTCAACGCGGTCGGGGCGACCGGCTCGGTCGGCCACGTCGTGCTCCGCTCCCCCGAACCGGAAGAGGACCGATGACCTGGATCAAACCGCCGACCGCGCCGGACACGCCGGTGCTGCTGTACTGCGTCGCGCACGCGGGCGGCGGGGCCGGGTTCTTCCGGACGTGGCCGGGGTTGCTCGCGCCGGAGGTCGGGGTGTGCCCGGTGGTCCTGCCGGGTCGGGAAACCCGCCTGCGCGAAACTCCGCTGACGACCGTCGCGGACATCGCCACCCCCTTGGCGGAGGCCATCAAGGCGCACGCGGACCGGCCTTACGCGCTGTTCGGGCACAGCATGGGCTCGGTGGTCGCCTACGAGGTGGCCCGACGGCTGACCACCGCGCCACGCCCGCCGCTGCGGCTGTTCGTGTCCGGGCGGCGGGCACCGCACCTGCCGGCCCGGCGCGCGCCGCTGCACCCGTTGCGGCAGGACGAGTTCGTGCACGCGGTGGCGAAGATGGGCGGCAC is a window of Saccharothrix espanaensis DSM 44229 DNA encoding:
- a CDS encoding thioesterase II family protein, producing the protein MTWIKPPTAPDTPVLLYCVAHAGGGAGFFRTWPGLLAPEVGVCPVVLPGRETRLRETPLTTVADIATPLAEAIKAHADRPYALFGHSMGSVVAYEVARRLTTAPRPPLRLFVSGRRAPHLPARRAPLHPLRQDEFVHAVAKMGGTPRELLDQHDLMRMFLPGLRADFTVNETYAPLPGPVLDCPVSALTGDTDPEVTVPEVRAWADATVGPFSLRVFPGGHFYHSDLPDALADAFRTDLTVRP